The Geobacillus stearothermophilus ATCC 12980 genome contains a region encoding:
- a CDS encoding 5-formyltetrahydrofolate cyclo-ligase translates to MDRKRELRRHMLSRLRQLPAPEKRVCDRQIAGYLYQWTPWKQARAIAITVARETEVDTAPIIEQAWREGKKVGVPKCDPAAKMMTFRRIVSFAQLEEAYAGLLEPIEEQTMAMDREEFDLIIVPGVCFAKNGFRIGYGGGYYDRYLPGAAAVTAALAYSFQVVDDIPAEEHDVPVEFIITDKGVIRCER, encoded by the coding sequence ATGGACCGCAAACGGGAACTGCGCCGTCATATGCTCAGCCGGCTTCGGCAGCTTCCGGCGCCTGAAAAACGAGTTTGCGACCGGCAAATTGCCGGTTATTTATATCAATGGACGCCGTGGAAACAAGCCCGGGCGATCGCCATCACGGTGGCGCGGGAGACGGAAGTGGATACGGCGCCGATCATTGAACAAGCTTGGAGGGAAGGAAAAAAAGTCGGCGTGCCAAAATGCGACCCAGCGGCGAAAATGATGACGTTTCGGCGGATCGTGTCGTTTGCCCAGCTTGAAGAGGCGTATGCCGGGCTGCTTGAGCCGATCGAGGAACAAACGATGGCGATGGATCGCGAGGAGTTTGATCTCATTATTGTTCCAGGAGTGTGTTTTGCCAAAAATGGCTTTCGGATCGGCTACGGCGGCGGGTATTATGACCGGTACTTGCCGGGGGCGGCGGCAGTGACGGCGGCGCTTGCCTATTCGTTTCAAGTGGTGGACGACATCCCAGCAGAAGAACATGACGTGCCGGTAGAGTTCATTATTACCGATAAAGGGGTCATTCGCTGTGAGCGGTGA
- the rpmG gene encoding 50S ribosomal protein L33, with product MRVNITLACTECGERNYITSKNKRNNPERLELKKYCPRDRKVTLHRETK from the coding sequence ATGCGTGTGAACATTACACTGGCATGCACAGAATGCGGCGAACGCAACTATATTACGTCCAAAAATAAACGCAACAACCCGGAACGTCTTGAACTGAAAAAATATTGCCCGCGGGACCGCAAAGTTACGTTGCACCGCGAAACGAAGTAA
- a CDS encoding endolytic transglycosylase MltG — MKKRTMRAFALGLLVATSFIGVSYYHSAPDAPTEAEVQAFLEQRGLVAIAKSEYDQLRRGRQTSAEQPAAQPAKTVYIYRLVIQKGDTPETFAKELEDAGIIQSARTFREYLQQHGLTRSIRPGAYNVRSDMDYAAISRLIAKP; from the coding sequence ATGAAGAAACGGACGATGCGCGCCTTTGCTCTCGGCCTGCTTGTTGCCACGTCATTCATCGGCGTCTCGTATTATCATTCCGCCCCCGATGCGCCGACGGAAGCGGAAGTGCAAGCGTTTCTCGAACAACGCGGGCTTGTTGCCATTGCGAAAAGCGAATACGATCAACTTCGCCGCGGCCGGCAAACGTCGGCTGAACAGCCGGCTGCGCAACCGGCGAAAACAGTATACATATACCGCCTTGTCATCCAAAAAGGCGACACTCCGGAAACGTTCGCCAAAGAGCTTGAGGATGCCGGCATTATTCAAAGCGCTCGCACGTTTCGCGAGTATTTGCAACAGCACGGGCTGACGCGCTCGATCCGCCCCGGCGCCTATAACGTGCGAAGCGATATGGATTATGCGGCGATCAGCCGCTTGATTGCTAAACCATAA
- the phoU gene encoding phosphate signaling complex protein PhoU, whose amino-acid sequence MRETFADDLRALHNKLVEMGRLTEVALQQAIDAFQTQNKHLAMAVIDGDGSIDKLEEEVNDFALWLIAKQQPVATDLRRIIAAIKIAGDIERIADLAVNVAKACIRIGGEPFVIDIRSLVSMHQLAADMVSAAMTAYDREDASLAAQIADMDRQVDERYGEMMRALLEMEKTDKEALAQMNVLALVARYIERTADHATNIAEHLLYLVKGKHYDLND is encoded by the coding sequence ATGCGTGAAACGTTTGCTGATGACTTGCGAGCGCTGCACAACAAGCTGGTTGAGATGGGGCGGTTAACAGAAGTGGCATTGCAACAGGCGATTGACGCGTTTCAAACACAAAACAAACATTTGGCGATGGCCGTCATTGATGGAGACGGCTCGATTGACAAGCTCGAAGAAGAAGTGAACGACTTTGCGTTGTGGCTCATTGCGAAACAGCAGCCGGTCGCGACCGACTTGCGCCGCATCATCGCCGCGATCAAAATCGCGGGCGATATCGAGCGGATCGCCGATTTGGCCGTTAATGTCGCCAAGGCGTGCATCCGCATCGGCGGCGAGCCGTTCGTCATCGACATCCGCTCGCTAGTGTCGATGCACCAATTGGCGGCAGACATGGTATCGGCGGCTATGACGGCGTACGATCGGGAAGATGCATCGCTGGCTGCACAAATTGCCGATATGGATCGTCAGGTTGACGAGCGGTACGGGGAGATGATGAGAGCGCTGCTTGAGATGGAGAAAACAGATAAAGAGGCGCTGGCGCAAATGAACGTGCTGGCTCTCGTCGCCCGGTATATTGAACGGACGGCGGATCATGCGACCAATATCGCCGAGCATCTCCTTTATCTCGTCAAAGGGAAGCATTATGATTTGAATGATTGA
- the pstB gene encoding phosphate ABC transporter ATP-binding protein PstB, producing the protein MMATNTKKTKLSPLVEPSAATPAVEDVATKGVVYETTDLNLWYGEHHALKHIHLTIYENEVTAIIGPSGCGKSTYIKTLNRMVELVPNVRIAGQLVYRGRNIFDPSYPVEQLRTQVGMVFQKPNPFPKSIYDNIAYGPRIHGIRNKKVLDEIVEKSLRGAALWDEVKDRLHDHAYGLSGGQQQRLCIARCLAIEPDVILMDEPTSALDPISTLKIEELIQELKKQYSIIIVTHNMQQAARISDKTAFFLNGEVIEYAETNKLFSNPADQRTEDYITGRFG; encoded by the coding sequence ATGATGGCAACAAACACAAAGAAAACAAAACTCTCACCGTTGGTCGAACCGTCTGCGGCAACGCCGGCGGTCGAAGATGTTGCAACAAAAGGCGTTGTGTACGAGACAACAGATTTAAACTTATGGTATGGTGAACATCATGCGCTGAAGCACATTCATTTAACAATTTATGAAAATGAGGTGACGGCAATTATCGGGCCGTCAGGATGTGGAAAATCGACCTATATTAAAACGTTGAACCGAATGGTCGAGCTCGTGCCGAACGTCCGCATTGCCGGCCAGCTCGTCTACCGCGGGCGCAACATTTTTGACCCTTCCTATCCGGTTGAACAATTGCGGACACAAGTCGGCATGGTGTTTCAAAAGCCGAACCCGTTCCCGAAATCGATTTACGACAATATTGCGTACGGTCCTCGCATTCATGGCATCCGCAATAAAAAAGTGCTCGACGAAATTGTCGAAAAAAGTTTGCGAGGGGCGGCGCTTTGGGATGAGGTAAAAGATCGGCTGCACGATCATGCCTACGGGTTATCAGGCGGACAGCAGCAGCGATTGTGCATCGCCCGCTGTTTGGCGATTGAGCCGGACGTTATTTTAATGGATGAACCGACGTCTGCGCTCGATCCGATTTCCACGTTGAAAATCGAGGAACTTATTCAAGAATTGAAAAAACAATACAGCATCATTATTGTGACCCATAACATGCAGCAAGCGGCCCGCATTTCGGACAAAACAGCGTTTTTCTTGAACGGAGAAGTGATTGAATACGCAGAGACGAACAAGCTGTTTTCCAATCCGGCCGACCAGCGTACAGAAGACTACATTACCGGTCGTTTCGGATAA
- the pstA gene encoding phosphate ABC transporter permease PstA, producing the protein MENKLDKPLVWRRMKGRLVQNAVLQAIFFAATIFGLIVLALLLSRVIMQAIGWLDGDFLNSFPSRRPEEAGIKSGLVGSLWLMMIVAPVSFILGVGTAIYLEEYARKNRFTALIQTNISNLAGVPSIVFGLLGLTVFVRELGLGRSVLAAGLTMSLLILPVIVVAAQEAIRAVPQQLREASYAMGATKWQTICRVVLPAALPGMLTGAILAFSRAIGETAPLVVLGIPTFIAYLPGSVLDTFTAMPLQIYNWTGRPQEEFQHVAAAGIIVLLVFLILMNSVAVLIRNKFQKRF; encoded by the coding sequence ATGGAAAACAAATTGGACAAACCGCTCGTTTGGAGACGAATGAAAGGAAGGCTGGTGCAAAACGCCGTCTTGCAAGCCATTTTTTTTGCTGCTACGATTTTTGGACTCATTGTTCTCGCATTATTATTATCCCGTGTCATCATGCAGGCGATCGGCTGGCTCGATGGTGATTTCTTAAACAGCTTTCCTTCGCGCCGTCCGGAGGAAGCTGGGATTAAATCCGGACTGGTTGGCTCCCTTTGGCTGATGATGATTGTCGCACCGGTTTCGTTTATTTTGGGGGTTGGGACGGCCATTTATTTGGAAGAATACGCGCGCAAAAACCGTTTCACCGCGTTGATTCAAACGAATATTTCCAATCTGGCCGGCGTGCCGTCGATCGTGTTTGGCCTGCTGGGGCTTACGGTTTTTGTCCGTGAGCTTGGACTTGGGCGCAGTGTCTTGGCGGCCGGGTTGACGATGAGCTTGCTCATTCTTCCAGTGATCGTCGTCGCGGCCCAAGAGGCGATTCGTGCGGTTCCCCAGCAGCTGCGGGAAGCGTCGTATGCCATGGGGGCGACGAAATGGCAAACGATTTGTCGGGTGGTGTTGCCGGCGGCGCTGCCGGGAATGCTGACGGGGGCCATTTTGGCGTTTTCCCGCGCTATTGGGGAGACAGCTCCGCTTGTGGTGCTCGGCATCCCGACGTTTATCGCCTACCTGCCGGGCAGCGTACTTGATACGTTTACCGCTATGCCGTTGCAAATTTACAACTGGACAGGGCGGCCGCAAGAGGAGTTTCAGCATGTAGCGGCTGCCGGGATTATCGTCCTGCTCGTCTTTTTAATTTTGATGAATTCGGTCGCGGTATTGATTCGCAACAAGTTTCAAAAGCGGTTTTAA
- the pstC gene encoding phosphate ABC transporter permease subunit PstC gives MGVPTKKEQQFSVREMIVENQARQHWTKRMEKLAPKFLFTLAALSVLVMLGILFTLLFETIEFFRRVSIVEFVTSKEWLPWNEEHGSFGVAPLVTGTLLTTGIAMLLAVPIGLASAIYLSEYASERTRRIIKPALEVLAGIPTIVYGFFALTIVTPLLQKVIPDLEIFNALSPGLVMGIMIIPMIASLSEDAMSAVPNSIREGALALGATKFEVALKVVLPAAASGVIASFILGISRAVGETMIVAVAGGSSPEFTFDVTQSIQTLTAYIVQVTTGDAGYGTTIYYSIYAVGMTLFIFTLLMNILAQYISRRLREEY, from the coding sequence ATGGGGGTTCCAACGAAGAAAGAACAGCAGTTCTCGGTTCGGGAGATGATCGTTGAAAACCAAGCGCGGCAACATTGGACGAAAAGGATGGAAAAGCTCGCGCCGAAGTTCCTCTTTACATTGGCGGCACTCTCCGTGCTCGTAATGCTCGGCATTTTGTTTACCCTTCTTTTTGAGACGATCGAATTTTTCCGCCGTGTATCGATTGTTGAGTTTGTCACAAGCAAAGAGTGGCTTCCGTGGAATGAGGAACACGGATCGTTCGGAGTCGCTCCGCTTGTGACCGGCACGCTGCTGACGACCGGTATCGCTATGCTTTTGGCTGTTCCGATTGGGCTCGCTTCGGCCATTTACTTGAGCGAGTATGCGTCGGAGCGGACGCGCCGAATCATCAAGCCGGCGCTCGAAGTGCTTGCCGGCATTCCGACGATCGTGTACGGGTTTTTTGCGTTGACGATCGTGACGCCGTTATTGCAAAAGGTCATCCCGGATCTAGAGATTTTTAATGCGCTCAGCCCGGGGCTCGTCATGGGGATTATGATCATTCCGATGATCGCCTCGCTGTCAGAAGACGCGATGAGCGCAGTGCCAAACTCCATTCGCGAAGGCGCCTTGGCCCTTGGCGCGACAAAGTTTGAAGTAGCGCTTAAGGTCGTGCTTCCTGCCGCCGCTTCCGGAGTGATTGCCTCATTTATTTTAGGCATTTCCCGGGCGGTCGGTGAAACGATGATCGTCGCGGTGGCTGGCGGATCATCGCCGGAGTTTACGTTTGATGTTACGCAATCGATTCAAACATTGACCGCTTACATCGTCCAGGTGACAACCGGCGACGCCGGCTATGGGACGACGATTTATTACAGCATTTACGCTGTCGGGATGACGCTCTTTATTTTCACGCTGCTGATGAATATATTGGCGCAATACATTTCCCGCCGATTGAGGGAGGAGTATTGA
- a CDS encoding PstS family phosphate ABC transporter substrate-binding protein: MSKWKRLMLSSLLGGTMMIAAACGGGNGAQENEADSGSATKELSGEVIMDGSSTVYPIAEAAAEEYMMEQPNVKVSVGASGTGGGFEKFTKGETDFSNASRPIKEEEKQEAADNGIEFQEFQLAYDGLSVVVNKENDWVDYLTVDELKKMWTEDGTVKKWSDIRPGWPDEEIKFFSPGHDSGTYDYFDEVILEGKELVKTAQLSEDDNILVRGVEGDQYAIGYFGYAYYLENKDKLKVVPIDGGNGPVEPTNETIETGKYTPLSRPLFTYVNVKSLKEKPQVYDYMEFLLETAGDLAEEVGYVRLPEEKYKEQLETLEGLK; encoded by the coding sequence ATGAGCAAATGGAAACGGCTGATGTTGTCGAGTTTGCTTGGCGGAACAATGATGATTGCTGCCGCCTGTGGAGGAGGAAATGGAGCGCAGGAAAACGAGGCGGACAGTGGATCCGCAACGAAAGAGCTGTCCGGTGAAGTGATCATGGACGGTTCCTCGACGGTATATCCAATTGCGGAAGCAGCTGCTGAAGAATATATGATGGAACAGCCAAACGTCAAAGTTTCCGTCGGTGCTTCTGGAACGGGAGGGGGATTTGAGAAGTTCACGAAAGGGGAAACCGATTTTTCGAACGCCTCTCGTCCAATCAAAGAGGAAGAAAAACAGGAAGCTGCCGACAACGGCATCGAGTTCCAAGAGTTTCAGCTTGCCTATGACGGTCTTTCTGTTGTGGTCAATAAAGAAAACGATTGGGTTGATTACTTGACGGTGGATGAGTTGAAAAAAATGTGGACGGAAGACGGCACGGTGAAAAAATGGTCGGATATCCGTCCGGGCTGGCCGGATGAGGAAATCAAGTTTTTCTCGCCTGGTCATGATTCTGGGACATATGACTACTTTGATGAAGTGATTCTGGAAGGAAAAGAACTGGTCAAAACGGCTCAACTTTCGGAAGACGACAATATCCTCGTTCGTGGGGTTGAAGGGGATCAATATGCGATCGGCTACTTCGGTTATGCGTATTACTTGGAAAATAAAGATAAGCTGAAAGTGGTTCCGATCGATGGCGGCAACGGGCCAGTCGAGCCGACAAACGAGACGATTGAAACCGGGAAATACACCCCGCTTTCGCGGCCGCTGTTTACGTATGTGAACGTCAAATCGTTGAAAGAAAAGCCGCAAGTGTATGACTATATGGAATTTTTGCTGGAAACAGCCGGGGACTTGGCGGAAGAGGTCGGTTACGTCCGCCTGCCGGAGGAAAAGTATAAAGAACAGCTTGAAACATTGGAAGGATTGAAATAG
- a CDS encoding peptidoglycan D,D-transpeptidase FtsI family protein produces MKRKKRAQVPIRLNILFFFVFLLFSALILRLGVVQIVYGEDYRREVERTQDEIVSTPVPRGKIYDRFGRVIVDNTPQKAITYTRSKTTQPEEILDIARKLAQYIDIPDAEEKVTERDMKDYWILTHPEEAKKKVSEQERKKLADQGLTQKEIDKKVYEWTLDRITKQDLAQISKSELEVIAIKHEMESGYALTPQTVKSKGVTDREYAVVSEHLSELPGVNTTVDWDRKYVYDNTFRSVLGSVTEEDEGVPRERLDYFLARDYSRNDRVGKSYLEMQYEEVLHGKKAKVKNVVDKSGRVVSVEEVYPGERGKDLVLTIDAELQQKVEEIIQQEILATKRKGRSPLLDRAFVVMMNPKTGEVLAMAGKLLQDGKFVDFAIGNITSAYTMGSTVKGATVLTGFQTGVLHPNTYIKDEPLYIKGTKPKKSWKTMGTINELTALKQSSNVYMFKTAIAIGGGVYRPHAPLRINPEAFTTIRHYFSQFGLGVKTGIDLPNELSGFQGQGTLGGFLLDLAIGQYDMYTPMQLAQYVSTIANGGYRMKPQLVKEIREPSIDGKEPSRVIKRFEPIVLNRVDMKTEYIERVQEGFRRVMQEPGGTAYSYFASASYKPAGKTGTAQAYYDGPIKSRRNDSTYNLTLVGYAPYNDPEVSFAVVVPWATQGASDGINNRIGRRILDAYFELKAKRMAGEPVQPPADGTETTEQS; encoded by the coding sequence ATGAAACGGAAGAAACGGGCACAAGTGCCGATTCGGTTGAACATTTTGTTTTTCTTTGTCTTCTTGTTGTTTTCGGCGCTGATTTTGCGCCTTGGCGTCGTACAAATCGTCTACGGTGAAGATTATCGGCGCGAAGTGGAGCGGACGCAGGATGAAATCGTCAGCACGCCGGTGCCGCGCGGCAAAATTTACGATCGATTCGGCCGCGTGATCGTCGACAACACACCGCAAAAGGCGATTACGTACACGCGCTCCAAAACGACACAGCCGGAAGAAATATTGGACATAGCAAGGAAACTCGCCCAATACATCGACATTCCGGATGCAGAGGAAAAAGTGACGGAGCGAGACATGAAAGATTATTGGATTTTGACCCATCCGGAAGAAGCCAAAAAGAAAGTGAGCGAACAAGAACGGAAAAAGCTCGCTGACCAAGGGCTGACACAAAAAGAGATCGACAAAAAGGTGTATGAATGGACGCTTGACCGCATCACCAAGCAAGATTTGGCGCAAATTTCGAAGTCGGAGCTTGAAGTGATCGCCATTAAACATGAGATGGAGAGCGGCTACGCCTTGACGCCGCAGACGGTCAAAAGCAAAGGGGTGACCGACCGCGAATATGCGGTCGTCAGCGAACACTTAAGCGAGCTGCCTGGCGTCAATACGACCGTTGACTGGGACCGGAAATACGTGTATGACAATACATTCCGCTCCGTGCTCGGCAGTGTGACGGAAGAAGATGAAGGCGTTCCGCGCGAGCGGCTCGACTACTTTTTGGCCCGCGACTACAGCCGCAACGACCGCGTTGGCAAAAGCTATTTGGAGATGCAGTATGAAGAAGTGCTGCACGGCAAAAAGGCGAAAGTGAAAAACGTGGTCGACAAGTCGGGCCGCGTCGTTTCGGTTGAGGAAGTGTACCCGGGCGAGCGCGGGAAAGACCTTGTGCTGACGATCGATGCCGAATTGCAGCAAAAAGTCGAAGAGATCATTCAGCAGGAGATTTTGGCGACGAAGCGCAAAGGCCGGTCGCCGCTCTTGGACCGGGCGTTTGTCGTCATGATGAACCCGAAGACGGGCGAAGTGTTGGCGATGGCCGGCAAGCTTCTTCAAGATGGCAAATTTGTCGACTTTGCCATCGGCAACATCACGTCCGCCTATACAATGGGATCGACGGTGAAAGGGGCGACCGTGCTCACCGGCTTTCAAACCGGGGTGCTTCATCCGAATACGTATATTAAGGATGAGCCGTTATACATTAAAGGTACAAAGCCGAAAAAGTCATGGAAAACGATGGGGACGATCAACGAGCTGACGGCGCTCAAGCAGTCATCGAACGTCTATATGTTCAAAACAGCGATCGCCATCGGGGGCGGTGTGTATCGTCCGCACGCGCCTCTTCGCATCAATCCAGAGGCATTTACGACGATTCGCCACTATTTCAGCCAATTTGGTTTGGGCGTCAAAACAGGCATCGATTTGCCGAACGAACTTAGCGGCTTCCAAGGCCAAGGCACGCTCGGCGGATTTTTGCTTGACTTAGCCATCGGCCAGTATGATATGTATACGCCGATGCAGCTGGCGCAATACGTGTCGACGATCGCCAACGGCGGCTATCGGATGAAGCCGCAGCTCGTCAAAGAAATTCGTGAGCCGTCCATTGACGGAAAAGAACCTAGTCGCGTCATCAAACGGTTCGAGCCGATCGTGTTAAACCGCGTCGATATGAAGACGGAATACATTGAGCGCGTGCAGGAAGGGTTCCGCCGTGTGATGCAAGAGCCGGGCGGAACGGCGTATTCGTACTTTGCGAGTGCTTCGTACAAGCCGGCCGGCAAAACGGGGACGGCACAGGCGTATTACGATGGACCGATCAAAAGCCGCCGCAATGACTCGACCTACAATTTGACGCTTGTCGGCTATGCGCCGTACAACGATCCAGAAGTGTCGTTCGCTGTTGTCGTTCCGTGGGCGACGCAAGGGGCAAGCGACGGCATTAACAACCGCATCGGCCGCCGTATTTTGGACGCCTATTTTGAATTGAAGGCGAAACGAATGGCTGGAGAGCCTGTTCAACCGCCAGCCGACGGCACCGAAACAACAGAACAATCTTGA
- a CDS encoding MFS transporter, protein MAFFQKLTGQEQVNRDLLLLLCIGGFYALGVSLSNTFVNIYLWKQTGDFRDLALYNLAVVTMQPLTFIVAGRLAKQIDRILVLRLGVSCLAVFFVTVLLVGSRAHQYLLVLGALLGVGYGFYWLAFNVLTFEITEPETRDFFNGFFGVLTSSAGMIGPIAAGYIISSLHGAKGYTFVFSLSLGLFLVAVLLSFFLKRRAAAGKYLFFRILKERNENRNWRLITNAHFFQGLREGSFVFVISVLVYVSSHSEWALGKYGLVNSFTSFIAYYVVSRLMKREYRMKAILLGGLLLYAAIFLIVFHPSYPRLLLYAVTIAIAYPILLVPYSSLTFDVIGKSWKSAEARVEYIVVRELFLNAGRVASILAFLAAVELFNEQTGIRVLMFVCGAGHLIIYWFVRRIRLTDGHPERERQGRLLLRPKLANERGGPTA, encoded by the coding sequence ATGGCATTTTTCCAAAAACTAACCGGCCAAGAACAAGTGAACCGCGACCTGTTGCTTTTGCTTTGCATCGGCGGGTTTTACGCGCTCGGTGTTTCCCTGTCGAACACGTTTGTCAACATTTATTTGTGGAAACAGACCGGCGATTTTCGCGATTTGGCATTGTACAACTTGGCGGTCGTCACGATGCAGCCGCTGACGTTTATCGTTGCCGGCCGTCTGGCGAAACAGATCGACCGCATTCTCGTTTTGCGGCTTGGCGTGTCATGTTTAGCCGTTTTTTTTGTCACGGTTTTGCTGGTCGGCTCCCGCGCCCATCAATATTTGCTCGTTCTCGGCGCGCTGCTTGGCGTCGGCTACGGTTTTTACTGGCTCGCTTTTAACGTGCTGACATTTGAAATTACCGAACCGGAGACGCGCGACTTTTTTAACGGTTTTTTCGGGGTGTTGACCTCATCAGCCGGCATGATCGGGCCGATTGCCGCCGGTTATATCATCTCATCGCTTCATGGAGCGAAAGGGTATACGTTCGTTTTCTCGCTGTCGCTCGGCTTGTTTCTTGTCGCTGTGCTGCTCAGCTTTTTCTTGAAGCGCCGCGCGGCCGCGGGGAAATATTTATTTTTCCGCATTTTAAAGGAACGGAATGAAAACCGGAACTGGCGGCTCATTACGAACGCCCATTTTTTTCAAGGACTGCGTGAAGGCTCGTTCGTTTTTGTCATTTCCGTGCTTGTCTACGTCAGCTCCCATAGCGAATGGGCGCTTGGCAAGTACGGATTGGTCAATTCCTTCACATCGTTTATCGCTTATTACGTCGTCTCCCGGTTGATGAAGCGGGAATACCGGATGAAAGCCATTTTGTTGGGCGGTCTTTTGCTGTATGCAGCCATTTTTCTCATCGTCTTTCATCCTTCGTACCCGCGCCTTCTTCTTTATGCCGTCACGATTGCCATCGCTTATCCGATTTTGCTTGTTCCGTACTCATCGTTGACGTTTGACGTGATCGGGAAAAGCTGGAAATCAGCGGAAGCGCGCGTCGAATATATCGTCGTCCGCGAGCTGTTTTTAAACGCCGGACGGGTGGCGTCGATTCTTGCTTTTTTGGCGGCGGTGGAGCTCTTTAACGAGCAGACGGGCATTCGTGTGCTGATGTTTGTATGCGGCGCCGGGCATTTGATCATTTATTGGTTCGTCCGCCGCATCCGCTTGACTGATGGCCATCCGGAGCGGGAGCGGCAAGGTCGGCTTTTGCTTCGGCCGAAGCTGGCCAATGAACGGGGCGGCCCGACAGCATAA
- the sodA gene encoding superoxide dismutase SodA: protein MPFELPALPYPYDALEPHIDKETMNIHHTKHHNTYVTNLNAALEGHPDLQNKSLEELLSNLEALPESIRTAVRNNGGGHANHSLFWTILSPNGGGEPTGELADAINKKFGSFTAFKDEFSKAAAGRFGSGWAWLVVNNGELEITSTPNQDSPIMEGKTPILGLDVWEHAYYLKYQNRRPEYIAAFWNVVNWDEVAKRYSEAKAK, encoded by the coding sequence ATGCCATTTGAATTGCCAGCATTGCCGTATCCGTATGATGCTCTGGAGCCGCACATCGACAAAGAAACGATGAACATTCACCACACGAAGCACCATAACACATACGTTACAAATTTGAATGCGGCGCTTGAAGGACATCCGGATTTGCAAAACAAATCGCTCGAAGAACTGCTCAGCAATTTGGAAGCCCTTCCGGAAAGCATCCGCACGGCGGTGCGCAACAACGGCGGCGGCCATGCGAACCACTCGCTTTTCTGGACGATTTTGTCGCCAAATGGCGGCGGCGAGCCGACGGGTGAGCTGGCTGACGCCATCAACAAAAAATTCGGCAGCTTCACCGCGTTCAAAGACGAGTTTTCGAAAGCAGCGGCCGGCCGTTTCGGTTCCGGTTGGGCATGGCTTGTTGTGAACAACGGCGAGCTGGAAATCACAAGCACGCCGAACCAAGATTCGCCGATTATGGAAGGCAAAACGCCGATTCTCGGCTTGGACGTTTGGGAGCATGCGTACTACTTGAAATACCAAAACCGCCGTCCGGAATACATTGCCGCATTCTGGAACGTCGTCAACTGGGACGAAGTGGCGAAACGGTACAGCGAAGCGAAAGCAAAATAA
- a CDS encoding DUF1189 domain-containing protein, whose protein sequence is MNVFVQLWKSLYSPKDIARFRFQGIGKTIGYLFLLTLLSTLPTFYYVSSSLTEGIRTTSALLNNELPPFSIENGELHSEAATPIHIDQGGFTIIFDSTGKVTSENVEQFPNAIALLKHEAVLVAGHQAQHYSYATFPDVTITDEDVRAFIAGLQSLLPVLIPLFGFVLYVLACAGKFISVCIFAFFGLILAGVLDKTLRYRHTWVMSAYAITLSTVFFTVMETVQAVVPYGALIHWFVSLVVLFLAVKEVPSAKREI, encoded by the coding sequence ATGAACGTATTCGTCCAGCTGTGGAAAAGCTTATATTCTCCGAAAGACATCGCCCGCTTTCGATTTCAGGGAATTGGGAAAACGATCGGTTATTTGTTTTTGCTGACTTTGCTGTCCACTCTTCCGACGTTTTACTATGTCTCCTCGTCGCTCACTGAAGGCATCCGCACAACGAGCGCCTTATTGAATAACGAGTTGCCGCCGTTTTCGATTGAAAACGGCGAACTTCACTCGGAGGCGGCCACGCCGATTCATATTGATCAAGGCGGATTTACGATCATTTTTGACAGCACCGGCAAAGTGACGAGTGAGAACGTCGAGCAGTTTCCGAACGCCATCGCGCTCTTGAAGCATGAAGCCGTGCTCGTCGCCGGCCATCAGGCGCAGCATTACAGCTATGCCACGTTTCCGGATGTGACCATTACCGACGAAGACGTTCGCGCGTTCATCGCCGGTCTTCAGTCGCTTCTCCCTGTCCTCATCCCGCTTTTTGGGTTCGTTTTATACGTGCTCGCCTGCGCCGGGAAATTCATCAGCGTGTGCATCTTTGCCTTTTTCGGCCTGATTCTTGCCGGCGTGCTCGACAAAACGCTGCGCTACCGCCATACATGGGTGATGTCGGCTTACGCCATTACGCTGTCGACCGTCTTTTTCACCGTGATGGAAACGGTGCAAGCGGTCGTGCCCTACGGCGCGTTGATCCATTGGTTCGTTTCGCTTGTCGTTCTCTTTTTGGCAGTCAAGGAAGTGCCATCAGCCAAACGGGAAATATAA